The nucleotide window GATCGACGCCGGCCAGGTGGTCTGCGAGATCGGGATCTGCCCGGTCAAGCCCGCCGAGTTCGTGGTCTTCAGGCTGTCCCAGTACTCCGACAGCACCAGCCTCGTCGACGAGTGACAGCACCAGCCTCGTCGATGAGTGACCGTGCCGGTCCGCGGCGGGCAGTGGGCAGCGGGCAGCGGGCAACGGGGAGCGGGGAGCGGGCGGCGGGGGAACGGGCGGCGGGGAACGGGCAGCAGCAGTGATCTTCAACAGCTCTGAAAGGCAGTAGGACCCATGACGGCTACGGGAGACACCCTCTCCACACACATTTTCCAGGTCGAGCTGGGCGGCGTCGCGGTCGAATCCGTCCAGGAGGTCAGCGGCCTGTCGGTCGAGGTGGACGCGATCGAGGTCACCCAGGTCACACCGAGCGGCCAGTACCTGATCAAGAAGCTCCCGGGTGCGCGCAAGGGTGGCGAGGTCACCATCACCCGGGGACTGGACAAGAGCTCCGCCTTCAGCCAGTGGATCGAGCAGGTCTTCGAGAAGGGGGCGGTCGACGAGGCGCGCAAGAACATCAGCATCATCGTCACCGACTCCAAGAACACCCCGGTCCGGCGGATGAACCTGGAGAACGCCTGGGTGAACAAGTGGGAGGGACCCGGGCTCAAGGCGGGCGACGCCACCCCCGCCACGGAGAAGGTCAACATCGTCTTCGAAACGATCACCTTCGCATGAGGCGTCGTACGGTCTCCGGCGCCGCCCCCGGGGCGGACCCCGCCGGAGACGGCTCCCTCCTCACCGCGCCCGAACAACCGAGTCACCAGGTCGCGGCGCCCCCGGCTGCCCCGGAGCGGCTCAGGACGGAGTTCGACTTCGAACTCCCGCGCGGCTACGTGGACGACTCGGGAACGGTGCACCGGCGTGGCGCGATGCGGCTGGCGACCGCCCGTGACGAGCTGGTGCCGCTGATCGACCTGCGCGTGAAGGAGAACCCGGCGTATCTCACGGTGGTCCTGCTCGGGCTGGTCGTCACCCGCATCGGGGCGATCACCGATGTGCACGC belongs to Streptomyces graminofaciens and includes:
- a CDS encoding phage tail protein — encoded protein: MTATGDTLSTHIFQVELGGVAVESVQEVSGLSVEVDAIEVTQVTPSGQYLIKKLPGARKGGEVTITRGLDKSSAFSQWIEQVFEKGAVDEARKNISIIVTDSKNTPVRRMNLENAWVNKWEGPGLKAGDATPATEKVNIVFETITFA